The region TGAAAGTCGTTTGAGATGGCATGGTCACAATATGGTGGCCGTGGCTAAGGTTCGGGGTGGGCACAATTCATAAGCGACCACCATTTTGCAGAGAAATAAAGCGATATTGTGTCTACTTTGTTGAATTCCTCAATTTGAAAATACATTCATGAATAAGGCACCTGGTTGCACAAAATAGGAGATGGAAATAAAAGGGGGCTACATGAAGCTTATTCATTTCAAAGGTGTTTAGGCATCACAAATCCACAGTGCAACGACTGGTAAGAATTTGTATCTGTATGGTCTGTCACTAAGCCAAGACTGATCTGAACAAACATCCTGCACTCATGTCTGTATACCATGCAGTGTGATATCCTCAGCTTCCTGCGTGATAGATGAACTTGTAAGCGTAGGATTTCACCAAGCAAGGGCACCAGAACAAAACACGGAGTTAGGGGAGCAAAAGGACACATACGATGCATACATCTTGACTAAAGTTCATCTTTAACGGACTCCGATGGAGTCGGTGATGTTACCTCCTCTTCTACAGCATCCATCTGGGTTACTTCTACTGCAGCAGCTTTGGCCCCCCTGTTCTTCTTGATAAAACTGATGATCTCATCGGCTGTCCTTGGACCGTCATACATCAAGAGATCCCCTCCACTAGAAGAATAGAAGTACAGCGCTGGGTATCCCTCGACCGCAAAGTCTGTCGGGACATCGTTCGCAGTACCATCCTGCAAAACCAGAGGTCTCAGACGTTTATAATGCCTAAGAAGATGCTCTACCACAGAAGTGCGGAATCAGTTGCAATTTCTTTGGAATAATCAACTGAAAAGTGGACTACCATCTTCGCTATGACTACATCTTCATCGTCTTGCAACGAGATAGCAACTTCCTCCAGAATCGGGGCCAACTTCCGGCAATGACCGCACCAAGGTGCATAGAACTCGAGTAGAACTACAAGAAGTGCCATGCGGTGAATTCATTAGACAAGCTTCACCACAGGATAAATAACTAAAAGCTGAATGCAACCACTGGTATAATTCAGCTCAGCCAGTGAGTTGAGGTGACATGAACGAACCATTTTTGCCAGAGTTAAAAACAATTTCATCAATATTGTCAGCCACGACAACTTTAACAGGTTGATCATTCACCTTAGGAATTGGCTCTGACTTAACATAAGGTGTTAAGTTGCCATACTGTATGAAAAAGTAGATGATTAGGAAATGATTTGACAAAAGAGTACTATGAAACTGCATAGTAGACTAGGCCTCAACTATATACTGCTTCATCCAGGGTATGAGCTGGTCAGGCTCCATGGTTGGATTGAGATATTTTCCAGTAGATGCTAGCACGAGGAGGAGGGGAACATGACTTTCTTTGAGCCCGAAATACTGAAAAGTTTCGCATGGATGCTAATCAGTGGATTAGTTCTAGGAATTCTTAACAAAAATGACGAGAAGCTAGTAAGAGTAACGACCTCGAAGGCACGGTCTGCGGTTGAAACATCACCAATCAGAAAACTGATGTTATTACCGCTGAGCTGCCTGGCTGCTTCATGCATCTGGCTCTTGAAGGTCTCAACTCTGTCGTCACTGAAGCGCAAGAAAAGCATTGCCTGTCCAATCATGTATCAAAGTTATTTCATGTTTTATGAAACAACTGAAAAGAGTGAATGCGCTCATGCAATCTCAAATGTTGGTCCTATGTTGATATAATGATGTAggtaaagaattgagctaaagttACTAAATGTTCAACTCTTCCATCCCATACAAGTGAAGCCGAGACTGCAAGTACTGAAGAACAAACAAGATCTGAGGGCAATTGCTGTTTACTCACTTTGGCACTAGGCGTGCTGTAGTATCTTTCAATAAACTTATGGTTGGTCGGGTCTGCATCGAAGGTAACTACAGTAGGGAAACCAGACACCTCAATAAACTTCTTGATTGCATCATCATCAAAATCCTGAAAATTATAGATGGCTGGTGTTTTAGTGTACAAGCAGAAGCACACCCACGAGAATGAAGTGACCAGCAATGAAAAGGTGCACATTAAGAAAGATATTTACTTGTGAATCGACAAACAGCTCATCGAATGGCTTAAAGAGTCGAAGAAGGGGGCCCTTGACGGTCAGATCACCACGTGGCAGAATGCTCGCATCCGATGTGTGAAAGAAATCATAGTCTGTTCGCATCTTGTTTGCCACGGCCATAAAATTCTCATACTCAATACCAGCAAACTCAGGAAATACACCCACCTGCAAGACAATTTTCAGACAAGAACAACACACCCATTGATCTCCATTCTTCAAGAGATTAAGGAAAGAGAGGTCAACTGCACAAATGCGGCAGGATGTAGGAACTTACAAGGACCACCCCCCCTTTGTCACCGATGGAGCGTGAGGCATCCACTGCAGACCTGATCTCGAGAGATGCTGGGCCGACCTGCCTCGTGAGGTACTCCACGATACCCTCCGCGTCCCTCGGGCCACCATAGGCGCTCAAGTCGCTCCCTCCTTTCCTGATGATCTTGATGGCCGGATACCCATGTATCTTGTACTTGTCCTTGAGCTCCTTGTTGCTCTCGTCGTACGCATCCACCTTCGCGAGCACCACTGGAGGGTCGCGCTTCCTCAGCATGGAGGCTGCCTTCTCGTACTGCATGCATCATATCACACGTACACATATAAATGGCATCGACAAACGTACGTCTCAGTGTCTCAGTGTTGCatctttcatttatttatttttgaaagaGAGTGTTGCATCTTTCATGGTAAGACAGACTACTTGTTAAGGAAATGACTAACCTCTGGAGCGAGCTCCTTGCAGTGGCCACACCTGCGATGGTCATCAGTTAGACACTGTTTTGGGACTTGGGGTGAGTCAGAGCATAGCTGCTTAAGGAGTAACATACCATGGCGCGTAGAACTCGACGACTATGAACTCGTGCTTGGCCACCACCTCTGAGAAGTTGCCTGCGTCAAGTGTCAGGACCGCCTCTCCAAGCACAGCTGTGGCATCCACCTCGGCCGCGATGGGGCCGGAGCAGAGCAGAAGGACCACGACGAGGGTGGCAAAAGGGAGTGCCAGGGGAACGTCCATTGCTTAAGCTGTAACTAAGTCACCTCTCAGGATTTCCGTCAGAGGATGACATGCCTACCAGGTTAATATAGGTGAAGATGAGAAGGGTGTTCCTCTTCCAAAAAGAAAAGATGAGAAGGGGTGTTGCACTTGCAGGGATCTCGAGGAAGTCAATTGGGGCTTGTTTGCTAGCTTCTCTTCGACTCATGCTCCTGAACTTTGCTTACAAATGACAATACTGAGTCTCTTTACTTCCATTTTTCTACTTTCAGTTAGTAAACAACTACATAGCTGATAGCAGATGGCTAGTTTTTCTCAGTTATTTTATAACTGGAAGTCAGCTGTAAAATCTGCACACTGCATGCATAGTTGTGTCTGCAAGTAGCATTTCACCTTTACACACCGAGTCCAAAATAAATAATCCATCATGGCATAGCCACTGTCAAGTTGTCAGCACGCAGCACTTTGTAAGAGTTTCAGTCTTCAGATCCACAACTCAGATCAGAAAAGTCCTTCATGCTTTCACCCCAAGCAAAACTGCTGCACTAGCAACAGAATGGATCACTTAGAATCATTTTGCCATTTTTCTTTTCATCACCAGGTTCTGCATCATCCATGATCTTCCAACCTGCAAAGTGTATCAAGCCTTCTAGTTCTAGCCACAGGCTTCAGAGCTGTAATTCATCAGGCCATCAGCATTTTCAGCATCTACATTCACCCTACTCATCTGCATCTGAATGATTCTCAAGGTATCATGTATCTCATTCCTGCAGGGATGTCCGTTATCTCGTGCGAGAAACACACTCACTTGCCTGCCTATCTCAATCCAACTACAGCCAGGCTGCTTAATGACACCTCTGCTCTTCATGGATCTCCTCACTCTATATACATCTGCCCATTTCCCCAACTCAGCGTACATATTCGAGAGAAGAACGTAGGGTCCAGAGTTCTCAGGATCAAGCTCAAACAACTTCCCAGCTGCCAGTTCTCCCATCTCAATATTCTTATGTAGCCTACAAGAACCTAGCAGAGAAGCCCAGAGCACGCTGTCAGGTTCCATTGGCATCTCCTTTATGAGCTCCTCAACTTCTTTTAGATGACCGGCACGACCAAGCAAATCAATCATACATGTGTAGTGATCTTGAGATGGAGTTATCCCATGATCCTCAGTCATGGACCGAAAGTATCTCCGGCCCTCCTCCACTAATCCAGAATGGCCACAGGCTGACAGAACACCAATCATGGTGACAGAATCTGGGCTCTCTTTGCTGCACAGCATTCTCTCAAAAAGATGCAGTGCTTCTTTTGCACGGCCGTTCTGTGCATGACCGACAATCATGGCATTCCACGACACAGTATCTCTGGCTGCCATCCTCTCGAACACCTTCACACCATCATCAATTGATCCTGTCTTCAGGTACATGTCTACAAGGGAATTCCCAACAAACACATCAGACTCTGGTCCAAAGTCGAAGCGAAAACCTTCCTTGAGGACATGCACATGAGCTTGCTGACCAAGCTGAAGATCAGCAACATTGCCACATGCATTGAGAACATTTCCGTATGTGTAATGTGTTGGCCAAACTGACTCTCTTTTCAGCCTGACAAAGAGCCTaagtgcctcctcctcctcgccgttcTGTGCATATGCTGCAATGAGCACATTCCAAGCAATGACATTCTTCTCGACCATCTGCGAGAACACCACCTGAGCATCTTCCACATTAGCAGACCTTGCGTACCCAGTGATGAGTGATGTTTCAGAGACAACACTCCTGGAAGCCATGCGGTCAAACACACACCTCGCCTCCCATGTCCTCCCACATTTGGCGTACATGTCCACCAGAGCGTTGCTCAACACCATGTCCTCCCTAAACCTATCGGATTTCACCACGCATGCATGAACCTGCCGTCCTTCGCTATCCGCAGCAAGGCCCGCACACGCACTCATGACACTTGCAAGTGTCACCTCATCAGGCACAAGACCGGCATTCATCATCCTGACAAACAGTACCAGTGCCTCACCCACAGGGCCGTTCTGCTCATAGCAAGTGATCAAGCTGTTCCAGGAAACGACATTCCGCTCCGGCATTGCCTCGAACACCCTCTGTGCCTCCTCCGGCCCCTCGCACTTGGCATACATGTCCAAGAGCGCACTACCAATATACACGTCCTTGGCATGCGGCGACTTGGAAACAAGGGCATGCACCTGCACCCCGGCCCTCGGATCCTTCTCCACGGCACAGGCGCTCAGGGCGCTCGCAAAGGAGTAGGCATTGAGCACGAAGTCGTCGGCTTGCATGGCGGCGAAAAACAGGAGGGCGTCGGCGCCGCGGCTGTGCTGCGCGAGCGCGGCGATGACCGCGTTGTAGGAGCACTGGTCCGGGTCGGGGATGGCGTCGAAGAGAGCACGGACGTCGGCGGGGTTGCCAAGGCGCGCGTGCGCGGAGAGGAGGGCGTTGTAGGAGAAGGTGTTGGGCCGGGGGATATCGTCGAACACCCTGCGCGCGTCGGGGAGGCGGCCGAGCCGCGCGTAGGCGGAGACGAGGGTGTTGAGGAGGAAAGTCTCGTCCGCGAAGGGCGACTTgagggcgcgcgcgtgcgctgcgCGGGCGGCGGGCAGGCTTGGCGCGGAGCGGAGGAGGTCGGCGAGCGGCGCGGAGGCTCGGAGGTGGGAgacgaagtggtggtggtggtgtcgcGCCATGCCAACAGGCGCGCCCCAGGTGCCTCCGTGTGAAAATTCAATGGTGGCAGAAGGCGGCGGTGTCCTCGTCGTTGCCAGCAGAACGAACTGAGGAACAAGGGCAATACTGAATGCGCGCCACAACACCAGGATTGTTCGGAGAGGCAAATACTCTTCCTTTTTTGCTGAGTCTAGGCAAATACTATTCCTGATTGCCATGTTTTGAAGTGGattttaatatatatttttgttCACTCCCTGcaaaagaatacacaaaattcctgCCAAATGTTCttgtctctctctcttttttgacaACTAAATTTTCCTCTTTATTCACATGTGATAACACTTACCTCTTTTAGTATCGGAGAAAGTAAAGCATTTGCAGCAACACCTAACCACTCATTCCAAAAGCTGATTCTAGCAGCACTGCGCTAATTCATGTCCaacaccatttgcctctcgttttttgcATGGGCAGCAAGCAGGGGTTTTTTGCAGTCCTTGGCgacaacgggtataaagaaaaggcTCTCGTTTTTTGCGTACCAAGCCAGAACCGATGGATCTTGCAATCTGCAAAAGGATTTTTGATATCTTTGGTGAGGCGTCGGGCTTGCGCATAAACATAAGGAAGTCCGTTGCACTCCCGATACGGTGCTCGGAACAATGCATCCCTATGGTGAGTGAGGAGCTTGGCTGTCCAGCGGGATCATTCCCGGTGCGTTACCTTGGACTGTCGTTGTCCATAAGAAAGCAATCAGCGACACAATTGCAGTATCTGCTGGATCAGATGGCGAACCAGCTGCCAAAGTGGAAGGCTTCCCTCATGCCTAAAAGTGGTAGGCTTACATTGGTGCAATCTGTTCTATGTGCGATGcccatactgaaggaaatatgccctagaggcaataataaagttattatttatttccttatatcatgataaatgtttattattcatgctagaattgtattaaccggaaacatgatacatgtgtgaatacatagacaaactaagtgtcactagtatgcctctacttgactagctcgtttatcaaagatggttatgtttcctgaccatggacaaaagaattgtcatttgattaacgggatcacatcattagaagaatgatgtgattgacttgacccattccgttagcttagcacttgatcatttagtatgttgctactgttttcttcatgacttatacatgttcctgtgactatgagattatgcaactcccgtttattggaggaacactttgtatgctaccaaacgtcacaacgtaactgagtgattataaaggtgctctacaggtgtctccaaatgtacttgttgggttggcgtatttcgagattaggatttgtcactcaattgtcgaagaggtatctctgggcccactcagtaatgcacatcactataagccttgcaagcattgcaactaattagttagttgcaggatgatgtattacggaacgagtaaagagacttgtcggtaccgagattaaactaggtattgagataccgacgatcaaatctcgggcaagtaacataccgatgacaaagggaacaacatatgttgttatgcggtttgaccgataaagatcttcgtagaatatgtgggagccaatatgagcatccaggttccgctattggttattgaccggagacgtgtctcggtcatgtctacatagttctcgaacccgtagggtctgcacgcttaaagttcgatgacggttatattatgagtttatgtgtaccgaaggtagtttggagtcccgtatgagatcggggacatgacgaggagtctcaaaatggtcgagacgtaaagatcaatatattggatgactatattcggacttcggaaaggttccgagtgattcgggtatttttcggagtaccggagagttacgggaattcgtagtgggccttaatgggccatacgggaaaggagagaaaggcctcaaagggtggccgcacccctccccatggactggtccgaattggactagggaggggggctcccccttccttccttctccttctcccttccctttctcctactccaacttggaagggggggatcctactcccggtgggagtaggactcccctatggcacgtccaagagagggccggccctcccctcctctactcatttatatacgggaaggggggcaccccatggagacacaacaattgatcccttggatcttttggccgtgtgcggtgccaccctccaccataatccacctcgataatatcgtagcggtgcttaggcgaagccctacgtcggtagaacatcatcatcatcaccacgttgtcgtgctgacggaactctccctcgacactcagctggatcggagttcgagggacgtcatcgagttgtacgtgtgcaagaactcggaggtgtcgttctttcggtgcttgatcggttgggccgtgaagacgtacgactacatcaaccgcgttgtgctaacgcttccgcttttggtctacaagggtacatggacagactctcccatctcgttgctatgcatcaccatgatcttgtgtgtgcgtatgatttttttaaattactacgttccccaacactggcatccgagcctggttttatgcgtagatgttatatgcacgagtggaacacaagtgagttgtgggtgatacaagtcatactgcttaccagcatatcatactttggttcggcggtattgttggatgaagccgcccggaccgacattacgcgtacgcttacgcgagactggttctaccgacgtgctttgcacataggtggccggcgggtgtcagtttctccaactttagttgaaccgagtgtggctacgcccggtccttgagaaggttaaaacatcactaacttgacgaactatcgttgtggtttttatgcgtaggtaagaacggttcttgctcagcccgtagcagccacgtaaaacttgcaacaacaaagtagaggacgtctaacttgtttttgcagggcatgttgtgatgtgatatggtcaagacgtgatgctatattttattgtatgagatgatcatgttttgtaacaaagttaccggcaactggcaggagccatatggttgtcgctttattgtacgcaatgcaatcgccctgtaattgctttactttatcactaagcggtagcgatagttgtagaagcaataggtggcgaaatgacaacgatgctacgatgaagatcaaggtgtcgcgccggtgacgatggtgatcatgacggtgcttcggagatggtgatcacaagcacaagatgatgatgaccatatcatatcacttatattgattacatgtgatgtgtatcctttatgcatcttattttgctttgattgacggtagcattataagatgatccctcactaaatttcaaggtataagtgttctccctgaatatgcaccgttgcgaaagttcttcgtgctgagacaccacgtgatgatcggatgtgataggctctacgttcaaatacaacgggtgcaaaatagttgcacacgcggaatactcaggttaaacttgaccagcctagcatatacatatatggcctcggaacactgagaccgaaaggtcgagcgtgaatcatatagtagatatgatcaacatagtgatgttcaccattgaaaactactccatctcacgtgatgatcggacatggtttagttgatttggatcacgtgatcacttagatgattagagtgatgtctatctaagtgggagttcttaagtaatatgattaattgaactttagtttatcatgaacttagtcctggtagtattttgcaaattatgttgtagatcaatagctcgcgttgttgcttccctatgtttttatatgtgttcctagagaaaactaagttgaaagatgttagtagcaatgatgcggacttggtccgtgatctgaggtttatcctcattgctgcacagaagaattatgtccttgatgcaccgctaggtgacagacctattgcagaagaaaatgcagacattatgaacatttggctagctcaatatgatgactacttgatagttttgtgcaccatgctttatggcttagaaccgggactacaaaaacgtttttgaaacgtcacggaacatatgagatgttccatgagatgaaattgatatttcagactcatgcccgtgtcaagaggtatgagacctctgacaaatacttcgcctaaaagatggaggagaattgatcaactagtgagcaagtgcttagattgtctgagtactacaatcacttgaatcaagtgcgagttaatcttctagataagatagtgattgacagagttctctagtcaccatcactaagttactataaCTTCGTGATgatctatagtatgcaagggatgacgaaaatgattcccgagctcttcgtgatgctgaaatcaacgaaggtagaa is a window of Triticum dicoccoides isolate Atlit2015 ecotype Zavitan chromosome 2B, WEW_v2.0, whole genome shotgun sequence DNA encoding:
- the LOC119364330 gene encoding pentatricopeptide repeat-containing protein At2g13600 encodes the protein MARHHHHHFVSHLRASAPLADLLRSAPSLPAARAAHARALKSPFADETFLLNTLVSAYARLGRLPDARRVFDDIPRPNTFSYNALLSAHARLGNPADVRALFDAIPDPDQCSYNAVIAALAQHSRGADALLFFAAMQADDFVLNAYSFASALSACAVEKDPRAGVQVHALVSKSPHAKDVYIGSALLDMYAKCEGPEEAQRVFEAMPERNVVSWNSLITCYEQNGPVGEALVLFVRMMNAGLVPDEVTLASVMSACAGLAADSEGRQVHACVVKSDRFREDMVLSNALVDMYAKCGRTWEARCVFDRMASRSVVSETSLITGYARSANVEDAQVVFSQMVEKNVIAWNVLIAAYAQNGEEEEALRLFVRLKRESVWPTHYTYGNVLNACGNVADLQLGQQAHVHVLKEGFRFDFGPESDVFVGNSLVDMYLKTGSIDDGVKVFERMAARDTVSWNAMIVGHAQNGRAKEALHLFERMLCSKESPDSVTMIGVLSACGHSGLVEEGRRYFRSMTEDHGITPSQDHYTCMIDLLGRAGHLKEVEELIKEMPMEPDSVLWASLLGSCRLHKNIEMGELAAGKLFELDPENSGPYVLLSNMYAELGKWADVYRVRRSMKSRGVIKQPGCSWIEIGRQVSVFLARDNGHPCRNEIHDTLRIIQMQMSRVNVDAENADGLMNYSSEACG
- the LOC119364331 gene encoding protein disulfide isomerase-like 1-2, with amino-acid sequence MDVPLALPFATLVVVLLLCSGPIAAEVDATAVLGEAVLTLDAGNFSEVVAKHEFIVVEFYAPWCGHCKELAPEYEKAASMLRKRDPPVVLAKVDAYDESNKELKDKYKIHGYPAIKIIRKGGSDLSAYGGPRDAEGIVEYLTRQVGPASLEIRSAVDASRSIGDKGGVVLVGVFPEFAGIEYENFMAVANKMRTDYDFFHTSDASILPRGDLTVKGPLLRLFKPFDELFVDSQDFDDDAIKKFIEVSGFPTVVTFDADPTNHKFIERYYSTPSAKAMLFLRFSDDRVETFKSQMHEAARQLSGNNISFLIGDVSTADRAFEYFGLKESHVPLLLVLASTGKYLNPTMEPDQLIPWMKQYIYGNLTPYVKSEPIPKVNDQPVKVVVADNIDEIVFNSGKNVLLEFYAPWCGHCRKLAPILEEVAISLQDDEDVVIAKMDGTANDVPTDFAVEGYPALYFYSSSGGDLLMYDGPRTADEIISFIKKNRGAKAAAVEVTQMDAVEEEVTSPTPSESVKDEL